A window of the Streptomyces sp. NBC_00250 genome harbors these coding sequences:
- a CDS encoding MarR family winged helix-turn-helix transcriptional regulator yields MDEPRWLNQVEMRAWQGFLVASSLMSRRVEQQLKSDEGLSHPQYEVLVRLSATPDGELRMTELADAVLTSKSGLTYQITQLEKAGLVRRRTCPTDVRGTFAVLTEEGRQALHHAAPGHVALVRELFVDALEPEQIALLADALETVGHRLRGDDPSAPGDRPAR; encoded by the coding sequence ATGGACGAACCGCGCTGGCTGAACCAGGTCGAGATGCGCGCCTGGCAGGGCTTCCTCGTGGCGAGCAGCCTGATGTCGCGCCGCGTCGAGCAGCAGCTCAAGAGCGACGAGGGCCTCTCCCACCCCCAGTACGAGGTGCTCGTGCGACTGTCGGCGACACCCGACGGCGAGCTGCGCATGACGGAGCTCGCCGATGCCGTGCTCACCTCCAAGAGCGGCCTCACCTACCAGATCACCCAGCTGGAGAAGGCCGGCCTGGTACGCCGCCGCACCTGCCCCACCGACGTACGCGGAACCTTCGCCGTACTGACGGAGGAGGGGCGCCAGGCCCTCCACCACGCCGCCCCCGGGCACGTCGCCCTCGTCCGCGAGCTGTTCGTCGACGCCCTCGAACCCGAGCAGATCGCCCTGCTCGCCGACGCCCTGGAGACCGTGGGACACCGACTGCGCGGGGACGACCCGTCAGCCCCCGGAGACCGCCCCGCGCGGTGA
- a CDS encoding alpha-ketoglutarate-dependent dioxygenase AlkB produces MSAARPALPGLQGSLFDQGDDIRFGPLDGLRRTVLDGGAWVDHLPGWLQGSDALFEELVAGVPWRAEERPMYDNVVAVPRLLAHYGEGVPLPHPALTEARRTLGSHYGPELGEPFVSAGLCLYRDGRDSVAWHGDRTGRSAAHDTMVAILSLGDPRDLAFRPRSGGPTALRLPLGHGDLVVMGGSCQRTWDHAVPKTSRAVGPRISVQFRPRGVR; encoded by the coding sequence ATGAGCGCAGCGCGACCCGCCCTGCCCGGACTCCAGGGCTCCCTCTTCGACCAGGGCGACGACATCCGGTTCGGCCCACTGGACGGCCTCCGGCGGACCGTGCTGGACGGCGGCGCCTGGGTCGACCACCTCCCCGGCTGGCTGCAGGGCTCCGACGCGCTGTTCGAGGAGCTGGTCGCCGGGGTGCCCTGGCGGGCCGAGGAGCGGCCGATGTACGACAACGTGGTCGCCGTGCCCCGGCTCCTGGCCCACTACGGCGAGGGCGTCCCCCTCCCGCACCCCGCCCTCACCGAGGCGAGGCGGACCCTCGGCTCCCACTACGGCCCCGAACTCGGTGAACCCTTCGTCTCCGCCGGCCTCTGCCTCTACCGCGACGGCCGGGACAGCGTGGCCTGGCACGGCGATCGCACCGGCCGCTCCGCCGCCCACGACACGATGGTCGCGATCCTCTCCCTCGGCGATCCCCGCGACCTCGCCTTCCGCCCGCGCTCCGGCGGCCCCACGGCTCTGCGTCTCCCGCTCGGCCACGGAGACCTCGTGGTGATGGGCGGTTCCTGTCAGCGCACCTGGGACCATGCCGTCCCCAAGACGAGCCGTGCGGTCGGGCCCCGCATCAGCGTTCAGTTCCGCCCGCGGGGAGTCCGCTGA
- a CDS encoding MarR family winged helix-turn-helix transcriptional regulator has product MAGSRPSDHDAVARVIEDWARERPELDTSPLEVLARLHRSYLRYNTRLTASIERHGLSVAGFDVLTALRRAGHPHRLTAGQLADSGLVSSAGVTLRIDRLEKDGLIVRERDDDDRRVVYSRLTDKGLATVDVVFAEHLDNEQRMLGGLSPSERRQLARLLRKLEVSIVASDEEPTDTTA; this is encoded by the coding sequence ATGGCTGGATCGAGGCCGTCGGACCATGACGCCGTCGCGCGCGTGATCGAGGACTGGGCGCGGGAGAGGCCCGAGCTGGACACCAGCCCGCTGGAGGTCCTCGCCCGCCTCCACCGCTCCTACCTGCGCTACAACACCCGGCTCACCGCTTCGATCGAACGCCACGGCCTGTCCGTGGCCGGCTTCGACGTCCTCACGGCGCTGCGGCGGGCGGGACACCCCCACCGGCTCACCGCCGGGCAGCTCGCCGACTCGGGCCTGGTGTCGTCCGCGGGGGTGACGCTGCGGATCGACCGCCTGGAGAAGGACGGCCTCATCGTCCGGGAACGGGACGACGACGACCGCAGGGTCGTGTACTCCCGCCTCACCGACAAGGGCCTCGCGACGGTGGACGTGGTGTTCGCCGAGCACCTCGACAACGAGCAGCGGATGCTCGGCGGGCTCTCCCCCTCCGAACGCCGTCAGCTCGCCCGACTGCTGCGCAAGCTGGAGGTGTCGATCGTCGCCTCCGACGAGGAGCCGACCGACACCACGGCGTAG
- a CDS encoding Wzz/FepE/Etk N-terminal domain-containing protein codes for MSDDTIRLVTIGRIIRRRRRLLVILVVMGALVGYGTSLLLPPRYTTSASVLLPGAWEERELLTQAEIATTSVVVDRAAAALGWPGVDGNELREQLSAKAADGNIIKISGTADTPARAQRLADQVAEEFVAFAAQISGDSTDPEAAGQPEALRQLVERTSRRITELADEAGSGKSVESVQTRTELAKLRTALQEAVDKLDKAEPAAGRASMVVLGPAARPTGEAPPTRTQLVVAGALLSFVLAVLGHLAAARVSRRLRTEPEITAALGSTLLGTVDVPAQWPEHRPGGRGPRARIRRLLGVDVRWDIPTPQRSGDEASRQIRYRRVYARLRDRLPSSRGLLVVVPDGDEVARRAADQLVTEAGSAPSPSSSNGARPLLRVMEVSVSRPMVPDPDDESGAVVVLSAGSWTAGELAGIAEACTDARHEVVGIVLAGTVWARPTRPAGRARQAAAGKRKADDTTPTLAADDPSPTLAADDTTPALAVGDDAPGGKG; via the coding sequence TTGAGCGACGACACCATACGTCTGGTCACGATCGGACGGATCATCCGTCGGCGCCGACGGCTTCTCGTCATCCTCGTGGTGATGGGTGCGCTGGTCGGCTACGGCACCTCGCTGCTGCTTCCACCGCGGTACACGACATCGGCGTCGGTTCTGCTGCCGGGGGCGTGGGAGGAGCGCGAGCTGCTGACCCAGGCGGAGATCGCGACCACGTCGGTGGTGGTGGACCGCGCGGCCGCCGCTCTGGGCTGGCCCGGGGTCGATGGCAACGAGCTGCGGGAGCAGCTGAGCGCCAAGGCCGCGGACGGGAACATCATCAAGATCTCGGGGACGGCCGACACCCCGGCGCGCGCCCAGCGCCTCGCCGACCAGGTGGCCGAGGAGTTCGTCGCCTTCGCCGCGCAGATCTCGGGCGACAGCACCGACCCCGAAGCGGCCGGGCAGCCCGAGGCGCTGCGGCAGCTGGTGGAGCGGACCAGCCGCCGCATCACCGAGCTGGCCGACGAGGCCGGGTCGGGGAAGAGCGTGGAGAGCGTGCAGACCCGCACCGAGCTCGCGAAGCTGCGCACCGCGCTGCAGGAGGCCGTGGACAAGCTGGACAAGGCCGAGCCGGCCGCCGGAAGGGCGAGCATGGTCGTGCTGGGACCGGCGGCCCGGCCGACCGGCGAGGCACCGCCGACGAGGACGCAGCTCGTCGTCGCCGGAGCGCTGCTGTCCTTCGTGCTCGCGGTCCTCGGTCATCTCGCGGCCGCGCGGGTGAGCCGCCGACTGCGCACCGAGCCGGAGATCACCGCGGCGCTGGGCTCCACGCTGCTCGGCACCGTCGACGTACCCGCGCAGTGGCCCGAGCACCGGCCCGGGGGCCGTGGCCCGCGGGCCCGGATCCGCCGACTGCTCGGCGTCGACGTCCGGTGGGACATACCGACCCCGCAGCGCTCCGGCGACGAGGCGAGCAGGCAGATCCGCTACCGGCGGGTGTACGCCCGCCTCCGGGACCGACTGCCCTCCTCCAGAGGGCTGTTGGTCGTGGTTCCGGATGGTGACGAGGTCGCCCGCCGGGCCGCCGATCAGCTCGTCACCGAGGCCGGGAGCGCTCCTTCCCCGAGCTCTTCGAACGGGGCTCGCCCGCTGCTGCGGGTGATGGAGGTATCGGTGTCCCGGCCGATGGTGCCGGACCCCGACGACGAGTCCGGTGCCGTGGTCGTGCTCAGCGCGGGCAGCTGGACCGCCGGGGAGCTCGCCGGCATCGCCGAGGCGTGTACCGACGCCCGGCACGAGGTCGTCGGCATCGTCCTGGCCGGCACGGTCTGGGCCCGTCCGACGCGGCCGGCCGGCCGTGCCCGGCAAGCCGCCGCGGGGAAGCGCAAGGCGGACGACACCACTCCGACGCTCGCGGCGGACGACCCTTCGCCGACGCTCGCGGCGGACGACACCACACCGGCGCTCGCAGTGGGCGACGACGCGCCAGGAGGTAAAGGGTGA
- a CDS encoding alpha/beta hydrolase, giving the protein MPNQPFPVIRWSADEGERAGTPLVVALHGRGADERSFAGLAPHLPSGTTVASVRAPIPEGGGYAWFANRGVGRPLPDSLAETSDRLFGWLDTVEARHSSVAVLGFSGGMAMAGGLVLAEPGRFSAAVLLSGTLPWDAGLSEETDRLAGLPLFWGRDTADAVIPADLVARTGTWLRERSGADLRERTYPGMGHGVSVQELRDIHDFLATAPPRAPGGRVTS; this is encoded by the coding sequence GTGCCCAACCAGCCTTTCCCCGTCATTCGTTGGTCGGCCGACGAGGGGGAGCGCGCCGGCACTCCGCTGGTCGTCGCCCTGCACGGCCGCGGCGCCGACGAGCGGTCCTTCGCCGGCCTCGCCCCGCACCTCCCGTCCGGGACGACCGTCGCCTCCGTCAGGGCGCCCATCCCGGAGGGCGGCGGCTACGCCTGGTTCGCCAACCGCGGTGTCGGACGCCCGCTGCCGGACTCCCTCGCCGAGACGTCCGACCGGCTCTTCGGCTGGCTGGACACGGTGGAGGCGCGGCACTCCTCCGTGGCCGTGCTCGGGTTCTCCGGAGGAATGGCCATGGCGGGCGGCCTCGTCCTGGCCGAACCCGGGCGCTTCTCCGCCGCGGTGCTGCTGTCCGGCACCCTGCCCTGGGACGCCGGTCTCTCCGAGGAGACCGACCGGCTCGCCGGACTCCCTCTCTTCTGGGGGCGCGACACCGCGGACGCCGTGATCCCCGCCGATCTGGTCGCGCGTACCGGCACATGGCTGCGGGAGCGGTCCGGAGCCGACCTGCGCGAGCGGACCTATCCGGGCATGGGGCACGGCGTCTCCGTCCAGGAGCTCCGGGACATCCACGACTTCCTGGCGACCGCGCCGCCGCGCGCCCCGGGTGGCCGTGTGACGTCCTGA
- a CDS encoding Wzz/FepE/Etk N-terminal domain-containing protein — MTTRTTSEPSATPLIDLQSLVVAVRRRRRLWSAMAVLGLVGGTAVAVLLPPPPTAVTKVLVAHQEDQPNDPGTLIRTDAALLHTTRIAGSALRSLKSSEKPEDFMKEYEGVGLTNNLLQIDVTGDSDAEAVARAKALADAFVADHVRRIREAADAEAKALLDQRDRLRDDLAEVNRAIGEGSSENGPKASANMESLFARRAELTSQISDFGQRAAEARIGTPHLVARTQVVDAPRAVRHSLPKAAATNGGIGIALGLALGLAVAAVGAVVADRPVLRREIAANLGASVIAELPRGTGGWWRRRRTRAARARLASSLARTMRGSAEPMSLLELGSEHSTSMIALDLAGTLADEGPVVIVDGLPGLRLADRRPKPGDPTVVSGDDAAAVPYQERRIGVGSVAPGAAWTDLHHLGTRTVLVVRAGHGSTAWLHTVARQLADQRIAVIGVVLIDPDPRDRTDGTLWAGAPASPRGRSEGPARRNGTGRRGTERVPMWVSQVPDSDQDGR; from the coding sequence GTGACGACGCGTACGACGTCGGAGCCGTCGGCCACGCCGCTGATCGACCTGCAGTCGCTGGTGGTGGCGGTACGGAGACGGCGCCGCCTCTGGTCCGCCATGGCAGTGCTCGGCCTGGTCGGCGGCACGGCGGTGGCCGTCCTGCTGCCGCCGCCGCCGACCGCGGTGACCAAGGTGCTGGTCGCGCACCAGGAGGACCAGCCGAACGACCCCGGAACGCTGATCCGCACCGACGCCGCGCTGCTGCACACCACCCGGATCGCCGGCAGCGCCCTGCGGTCCCTCAAGTCCTCGGAGAAACCGGAGGACTTCATGAAGGAGTACGAAGGTGTCGGCTTGACCAACAACCTGCTGCAGATCGATGTGACAGGTGACAGCGACGCGGAGGCGGTGGCCCGCGCCAAGGCACTGGCCGACGCGTTCGTCGCGGACCATGTCAGGCGGATACGGGAAGCGGCGGACGCCGAGGCCAAGGCCTTGCTCGACCAGCGTGACCGGCTGCGGGACGACCTCGCCGAGGTCAACAGGGCGATCGGGGAAGGATCGTCCGAGAACGGTCCGAAGGCATCGGCGAACATGGAGTCGCTCTTCGCCCGCCGCGCCGAACTCACCTCGCAGATATCCGACTTCGGCCAGCGCGCCGCCGAGGCGCGCATCGGCACGCCTCACCTCGTCGCCCGCACCCAGGTCGTGGACGCCCCACGCGCGGTGCGGCACTCCCTGCCCAAGGCCGCGGCAACCAACGGCGGGATCGGGATCGCCCTCGGACTAGCCCTCGGACTCGCGGTGGCCGCGGTCGGCGCGGTGGTGGCGGACCGCCCGGTGCTGCGCCGGGAGATCGCGGCGAACCTCGGCGCCTCGGTCATCGCCGAGCTGCCACGCGGGACGGGCGGGTGGTGGCGGCGCCGACGGACCCGGGCGGCACGGGCGAGGCTCGCTTCGTCCCTGGCCCGCACCATGCGCGGCTCCGCCGAACCGATGTCGCTGCTGGAACTGGGCAGTGAGCACAGCACGAGCATGATCGCCCTGGACCTCGCCGGAACGCTGGCGGACGAGGGGCCCGTGGTGATCGTCGACGGTCTCCCCGGCCTGCGGCTCGCCGACCGCCGCCCGAAGCCGGGTGATCCGACCGTGGTCAGCGGAGACGATGCCGCGGCCGTCCCGTACCAGGAGCGCCGGATCGGCGTCGGCTCGGTGGCGCCCGGCGCGGCGTGGACCGACCTGCACCACCTCGGCACCCGGACGGTGCTCGTCGTACGGGCCGGGCACGGCAGCACCGCGTGGCTGCACACCGTGGCGCGGCAGCTCGCGGACCAGCGCATCGCGGTGATCGGTGTGGTGCTGATCGACCCCGATCCGCGTGACCGGACCGACGGAACGCTGTGGGCCGGGGCGCCCGCCTCGCCGCGCGGCCGGAGCGAGGGGCCGGCCCGGCGGAACGGGACGGGACGGCGGGGAACGGAGCGGGTGCCGATGTGGGTGTCACAGGTCCCGGACAGCGACCAGGACGGGCGGTAG
- a CDS encoding DoxX family protein has protein sequence MTHTTCLSTRRNHPVTSPAIDRTPTAAAPSPHTYDIGLLVLRVALGLTVAVHGSQKLFGWFGGGGIDGTAQFFASVGYPAGKAMAVVAGLTETLGGLGLALGLLTPLVAAGLVGTLVNALAVKTDAGFSFFAPQGVEYELLLTVAAVVLALTGPGRYAVDRFLPGLRSHRLAHGVLAVVLGAVAAGVVLLVRG, from the coding sequence ATGACGCACACCACCTGCCTCTCGACACGAAGGAACCACCCCGTGACTTCCCCCGCGATCGACCGCACCCCCACCGCCGCGGCGCCGTCCCCGCACACGTACGACATCGGACTCCTGGTCCTGCGCGTGGCCCTCGGTCTCACCGTGGCCGTCCACGGCAGCCAGAAGCTGTTCGGCTGGTTCGGGGGCGGGGGCATCGACGGCACCGCGCAGTTCTTCGCCTCGGTCGGCTACCCCGCGGGGAAGGCGATGGCCGTCGTGGCCGGCCTCACCGAGACCCTGGGCGGGCTCGGACTCGCCCTGGGGCTGCTCACCCCGCTGGTGGCCGCCGGCCTCGTCGGCACCCTGGTCAACGCCCTGGCGGTGAAGACGGACGCGGGCTTCTCCTTCTTCGCCCCTCAGGGAGTGGAGTACGAGCTGCTCCTGACCGTCGCCGCCGTCGTGCTCGCCCTGACCGGGCCCGGCCGCTACGCCGTCGACCGCTTCCTGCCCGGGCTCCGCTCGCACCGCCTCGCCCACGGCGTCCTCGCCGTGGTGCTCGGGGCGGTCGCGGCCGGCGTCGTCCTGCTGGTGCGCGGCTGA
- a CDS encoding glycosyltransferase family 4 protein, whose translation MLGDTTSGAGPTRRALILVENLSVPFDRRVWQECTTLRDAGWEVHVICPRGEKRDTEPEAVIDGVRIHRYPLRAATGGPAGYLREYGSALWHTIRLAREVGPVDVVHACNPPDLLFLPARWLKRRGARFVFDQHDLVPELYLSRFDRGEDLLYRAVCALERMTYRAADVVLATNESYRDVALRRGGRRPEDVFVVRSAPDIERFHPVPPEPELKRGKPHLLCYLGVMGPQDGVDYALRALAKLRDELGRTDWHAVFVGAGDAFDAMVELSRQLGLSEQVQFTGRIPDADLVRYLSTADVCLSPDPRNPLNDVSTMNKVLEYMVMGRPIVSFDLREARVSAGDAAVYAPANDEAEFARLIALLLDDPEERARMGKTGQERISGQLSWRHSQQSLLAAYAAACRDRTPVSSAGQGRAGRRPHR comes from the coding sequence TTGCTTGGTGATACGACCAGTGGCGCCGGGCCGACCCGGCGCGCGCTGATCCTGGTGGAGAACCTGTCGGTGCCGTTCGATCGGCGGGTGTGGCAGGAGTGCACGACGCTGCGCGACGCGGGCTGGGAGGTGCACGTCATCTGTCCCCGAGGGGAGAAGCGGGACACGGAACCGGAGGCGGTGATCGACGGGGTGCGGATCCACCGCTACCCGTTGCGCGCGGCCACCGGAGGGCCGGCCGGCTACCTGCGGGAGTACGGATCGGCGCTGTGGCACACGATCCGGCTGGCCCGCGAGGTCGGCCCGGTCGACGTGGTCCACGCCTGCAACCCGCCGGACCTGCTGTTCCTGCCGGCCCGGTGGCTCAAGCGGCGCGGGGCGCGGTTCGTCTTCGACCAGCACGACCTGGTGCCCGAGCTGTACCTCTCGCGGTTCGACCGCGGCGAGGACCTCCTCTACCGCGCCGTGTGCGCGCTGGAACGGATGACCTACCGGGCCGCGGACGTCGTGCTCGCCACGAACGAGAGCTACCGGGACGTCGCGCTGCGCCGTGGCGGCCGACGGCCGGAGGACGTCTTCGTGGTGCGCAGCGCCCCCGACATCGAGCGGTTCCACCCGGTGCCGCCGGAGCCGGAACTGAAGCGCGGCAAGCCTCATCTGCTGTGCTACCTCGGTGTCATGGGGCCGCAGGACGGCGTCGACTACGCCCTGCGGGCCCTCGCGAAGCTGCGCGACGAGCTCGGGCGGACCGACTGGCACGCGGTGTTCGTCGGCGCCGGCGACGCCTTCGACGCGATGGTCGAGCTGTCCCGGCAGCTCGGGCTCTCGGAGCAGGTGCAGTTCACCGGTCGCATTCCCGACGCGGACCTGGTGCGCTACCTGTCCACCGCGGACGTGTGCCTCTCCCCCGACCCGCGCAATCCGCTCAACGACGTGTCGACCATGAACAAGGTCCTGGAATACATGGTGATGGGCAGGCCCATCGTCTCGTTCGACCTCCGGGAGGCGCGTGTCTCCGCCGGTGACGCCGCCGTCTACGCGCCCGCCAACGACGAGGCCGAGTTCGCCCGGCTCATCGCGCTGCTCCTCGACGATCCGGAGGAGCGGGCCCGGATGGGCAAGACCGGTCAGGAGCGGATCAGCGGGCAGCTCTCCTGGCGGCACTCGCAGCAATCACTGCTGGCCGCCTACGCCGCCGCCTGCCGTGACCGCACTCCCGTGTCGTCGGCCGGTCAGGGCCGGGCAGGGAGAAGGCCGCACCGTTGA
- a CDS encoding sugar transferase, whose product MQQGELVSPFPSTHGRLENGAISRADVDWEQRYRRAVITSDIVVTAVLVAAIGSFFGVRDAANWHEKWRILAFGTELLVLGALAVSRSWAPAVLGQGAEEFRRLGRSLCTAAVVLALLGIALTSRNIKLWIFVAIPVIALVTMTERYLLRLWLHKQRKEGRCLRPVLAAGSPATVRDLITRTRKFPHLGWRVEAVCTADSPGLDGDQVDGVPVVGRLADVAGHVRHNGYRVVAVTPDPHWSPDRLQRLAWNLEGSDAEMVVAPVLMEVAGPRLHVDAVLGIPLLRVSMPTFTGGRRAVKEVVDRMGAAVLLMLLAPLMLLVGLLVLVDSRGGAVYRQRRVGKDGREFTILKFRTMVVGADAARAELAHRNEGAGLLFKLRRDPRVTRVGAVLRRYSLDELPQLFNVLTGSMSLVGPRPPLPEESAAYGPDIRRRLLVKPGLTGLWQISGRSDLPWDEAVRLDLRYVEDWSLALDAVILWKTLRAVFYGQGAY is encoded by the coding sequence GTGCAGCAGGGGGAATTAGTCAGCCCGTTTCCATCGACCCACGGTCGGCTGGAGAACGGGGCGATCAGCCGGGCCGACGTCGACTGGGAGCAGCGGTACCGCCGGGCAGTGATCACCAGCGACATCGTGGTCACCGCCGTCCTCGTGGCGGCCATCGGCAGCTTCTTCGGGGTCCGGGACGCGGCCAACTGGCACGAGAAGTGGAGGATTCTCGCCTTCGGCACCGAACTTCTGGTGCTGGGAGCGCTTGCGGTGAGCCGGTCATGGGCTCCGGCCGTGCTCGGCCAGGGCGCCGAGGAATTCCGCCGGCTCGGACGCTCGCTGTGTACGGCGGCCGTCGTACTGGCGCTCCTCGGGATCGCTCTCACCTCGCGCAACATCAAGCTCTGGATCTTCGTCGCGATCCCGGTGATCGCCCTCGTCACCATGACCGAGCGGTATCTGCTGCGCCTCTGGCTGCACAAGCAGCGGAAGGAAGGACGGTGCCTGCGCCCGGTGCTCGCCGCCGGCAGCCCGGCCACCGTGCGTGACCTGATCACCCGCACCCGCAAGTTCCCGCACCTCGGCTGGCGGGTGGAGGCGGTGTGCACGGCGGACAGTCCCGGGCTCGACGGTGACCAGGTGGACGGAGTGCCGGTGGTCGGCCGGCTGGCCGACGTCGCGGGCCACGTCCGTCACAACGGCTACCGTGTCGTCGCGGTCACACCGGACCCGCACTGGTCACCGGACCGGCTGCAGCGGCTGGCCTGGAACCTCGAAGGCAGCGATGCCGAGATGGTCGTGGCTCCCGTGCTGATGGAGGTGGCCGGCCCGCGACTGCACGTCGACGCGGTGCTCGGGATCCCCCTGCTGCGGGTCAGCATGCCGACCTTCACCGGGGGCCGCCGGGCGGTCAAGGAGGTCGTCGACCGGATGGGCGCGGCGGTCCTGTTGATGCTGCTCGCGCCGCTGATGCTCCTCGTCGGGCTGCTCGTGCTGGTGGACAGCCGGGGCGGGGCGGTCTACCGCCAGCGCAGGGTCGGCAAGGACGGCCGCGAGTTCACCATTCTCAAGTTCCGCACCATGGTCGTCGGGGCCGACGCGGCACGGGCCGAGCTGGCCCACCGCAACGAGGGCGCCGGCCTGCTGTTCAAGCTCCGCCGGGATCCACGGGTGACCCGGGTGGGAGCGGTGCTGCGCCGGTACTCGCTCGACGAGCTCCCGCAGCTGTTCAACGTACTCACCGGCTCGATGTCTCTGGTCGGTCCGCGGCCTCCGTTGCCGGAGGAGTCCGCCGCGTACGGCCCGGACATCCGGCGGCGGCTGCTCGTCAAGCCCGGTCTCACCGGCCTGTGGCAGATCAGCGGACGAAGCGACCTGCCGTGGGACGAGGCGGTGCGGCTGGACCTGCGGTACGTGGAGGACTGGTCGCTCGCACTGGACGCGGTGATTCTGTGGAAGACGCTGCGAGCGGTGTTCTACGGGCAGGGGGCCTACTGA
- a CDS encoding nucleotide sugar dehydrogenase: MRVSVFGLGYVGCVSAACLASLGHEVIGVDVNQVKVDLVNDGKAPVVEERIGELIAEVVRSGALRATTDVREAIAGSEVSLICVGTPSEPNGSLCTTYLERVTEEIGAAVAERGGRQTIVFRSTMLPGTCLNLLVPILEKYVGGTAGVDFGVAVNPEFLREGTSVLDFFDPPKTVIGELDPASGDVVAALYDGLPGEVFRVPVPTAEAIKYADNAFHGLKIGFANELGAVCQALGVDSHQVIDVFLADRKLNISPAYLRPGFAFGGSCLPKDLRSLVHAAQRADVSVPILAHVLPSNSDHLQRAVELVERTGKRRVGLFGLSFKPGTDDLRESPLVELAERLFGKGYDLRIYDPNVNLSRLLGANREYIETRLPHLAQLLSDSVAEVLDHAEVCLVGTRDPAVLSALPHGDGPVIVDLIHLPDADVRRAEPGYVGLAW; the protein is encoded by the coding sequence ATGAGAGTCAGCGTCTTCGGGCTCGGCTACGTGGGCTGCGTGTCGGCCGCGTGCCTGGCCAGCCTCGGTCACGAGGTCATCGGGGTGGACGTGAACCAGGTGAAGGTCGACCTGGTCAACGACGGCAAGGCGCCGGTGGTCGAGGAGCGGATCGGCGAGCTCATCGCCGAGGTCGTGCGGAGCGGAGCATTACGCGCCACCACCGACGTCCGCGAGGCGATCGCGGGCAGCGAGGTGTCGCTCATCTGCGTGGGCACCCCGTCGGAGCCCAACGGCAGCCTGTGCACCACGTACTTGGAGCGGGTCACCGAGGAGATCGGTGCCGCGGTGGCCGAGCGGGGCGGGCGGCAGACCATCGTGTTCCGCAGCACCATGCTCCCGGGCACCTGCCTGAACCTGCTGGTGCCGATCCTGGAGAAGTACGTCGGCGGCACGGCCGGGGTGGACTTCGGGGTCGCGGTCAACCCGGAGTTCCTGCGGGAGGGCACCAGCGTGCTGGACTTCTTCGACCCGCCCAAGACCGTCATCGGCGAGCTCGACCCGGCGAGCGGCGACGTGGTGGCGGCGCTGTACGACGGATTGCCCGGCGAGGTGTTCCGGGTGCCGGTCCCGACGGCCGAGGCGATCAAGTACGCGGACAACGCCTTCCACGGCCTCAAGATCGGCTTCGCGAACGAGCTGGGCGCGGTGTGCCAGGCGCTCGGGGTGGACTCGCACCAGGTGATCGACGTGTTCCTGGCCGACCGCAAGCTGAACATCAGTCCCGCCTACCTGCGGCCGGGCTTCGCGTTCGGTGGCTCCTGCCTGCCCAAGGACCTGCGCAGCCTGGTCCACGCGGCGCAGCGGGCCGACGTCTCGGTGCCCATCCTCGCCCATGTGCTGCCCTCCAACTCCGATCATCTGCAGCGCGCGGTGGAGTTGGTCGAGCGCACCGGCAAGCGCCGGGTGGGCCTCTTCGGCCTGTCGTTCAAGCCCGGCACCGACGACCTTCGCGAGAGCCCGCTCGTCGAGCTGGCGGAGAGGCTCTTCGGCAAGGGGTACGACCTGCGGATCTACGACCCCAACGTGAACCTCTCCCGGCTGCTCGGTGCGAACCGCGAGTACATCGAGACCCGGCTGCCGCACCTCGCGCAGCTGCTCTCGGACTCCGTCGCCGAAGTGCTCGACCATGCCGAGGTGTGCCTGGTCGGGACAAGGGATCCGGCCGTGCTTTCGGCGCTGCCCCATGGCGACGGCCCGGTGATCGTCGACCTCATCCACCTTCCCGACGCCGACGTGCGCCGGGCCGAACCGGGGTACGTGGGCCTTGCTTGGTGA